The following nucleotide sequence is from uncultured Ilyobacter sp..
AGAACTTCTTTGACTGCACGGTCTGTTATTCTGTTTGGTCTTGGACTTCCCGATATTCCTAAAATCATATTTATCCTCCTTTCAATAGAAATTTTATTATATCCAATAGTTCTTTTTACTATCATTTGTTATTCAAAGCAAATAATTATTAAAAAAGCCTCTCTAAGGAGGCCTTATAGATATTTTTTAGTTATAAAAACTTTAAAAAATTATTTGTTTCTCATGCAATGAACTGCGATACCTTTGTCCATGTGTTTTGTGATACATTCCATGCAGTTCCCGTGTAAAGGACAGTCAGCGGTGCAGGTACATCTCTCATTTAATTTTTTCTCCATTAAAAAATTCCTCCTTTATTAATATTCATAGATCGGTATATTGTGCTGTTGAAAAATCAGTTAATTCCACAGATATATTATACGACCAGTCGTCTCAAAAGTCAAACTTTTTTAACATTTAAAATTTTTGATTTTTTAGTTTCTGTAATTAAAATTTTTGATTTTTAATTACAGAATCTGAGTTCCTGCATTTGGTCCAGCACTTTGATCAAATATAGCTGTTGGTTTAAATATCCACAGTCCTGTCATAGCCATGCTTATTTTTTTCAACTCAGCTGATACAGCATCAAATAATTCTCCTTCAGTTTGTCTTTCTACAACAGTTGCATTTACAAGATAAGACTCTTTTTCTTTTACAGCTAAAATGGCAATATTTTTATTTGTTCCTAGATTTTTTGCTGTTTTTTTCATGAGTATTTCTGCAGCACATATTGTTTCAGCATTTGGTGCCATCGTGCTTCCCACTACGATTGAGTATGGTATACCATCCATAGAAACTGTAGTTAGTACTTTTGAAGCTCCATTGTCATTTAGTAAATTTGTTACGTTTTCAGGCATTTTCATTATAATACTCTCCTTAGAATTTATTTTTTAGTTTTTGATACCATAATTATACTGCTTAGTTTTTCGATTTGATGATCTCTTTTGCAAAACTGGTTGCATTTTGAATGTTGACTTTTGGACAGTCCTCTTATAAACTTATGATATTAAAAAAACAAGTACAACTTTTTTTAATACTTAGTATGTAAAAGATACTGTTATTCGTCAAAGGGGTGAATTTAATTGGAAGAATTTATACAAGAATGCAGTGAATGTAAGGTGTCAGAGCATTTGAAAAGCAAATTATGTCCTGTGTGCATGACACAAAAATTAGTCAGAGGAAAATGGAAAATAGTGATAATTTTCCTCTTGAAAGACGGTGCTCTCAGGTTTTCACAGATAAAAAAATCTATTCCAAAAGTAACGCAGGCTTATCT
It contains:
- a CDS encoding helix-turn-helix domain-containing protein, coding for MEEFIQECSECKVSEHLKSKLCPVCMTQKLVRGKWKIVIIFLLKDGALRFSQIKKSIPKVTQAYLSSQLKEMENTGLIIRRSYNQVPPKVEYYLTDQGKDFIKVIDSMHLWGVDYIDANLKN